One Candidatus Bandiella woodruffii genomic window, TCATCAATAAGGGGCCAATTCTTATCATCAGAGCAAGAAATAGCAATATCAATATCGGAAGAAGGAGTGGAATTGCCTTTGGCTCTAGAGCCGTAAAGATAAATTTTTTGAACAAAAGGAAGGAGTTTTAATTGGTGAAAAAAATTATAATTAGAAATATCAAAATTATCCATTGGCGATATTAGAAGAGTTATCAGTATATATAGGAAATAATTTAATCGCATCATCTCTACTTTTATTATTGATAGAGAGAAGGGAAATAGCATGTTCAGCAGGCAAACTTCTAAATATTTGTGCTTCTAAAACAGAATCACGCACTTCTGAGATAGTTTCATTATTATAAGAAGATGTTTTTTTCATGGTTTTAGCTTTACCAGTGAGTTGTGAGATATATTCAATGGTAATAGGGTCTTCAGTAGATAGGCAAATCTTGTTACGAAAGTTTTGAAGTAAAGCATATGCATAATCACGAGAAGGAGTAGCAGCGAAAAAACTAGAGATGGATTGAGCAGAAATAATACCAATGGTTTTACTACTTCTAGATTTATCCCAAAAATTAAGATCAGATAGGCCATCTTTGTTGCAAGAAACGATTTCTTGAAATTCGTCACACATAAAGAAGACAGGGAGTGTTCTATTTTCTGCATTATGATGCTTTTGCATAAGGTTAAAGAAGCGAAGCTTAATAAAAGTATAAGCTACTTTAGCGCCAAGTCCCCAAGTAGAGATAGGGACATCAACTAAGAATACTGAGCCGCTTAAAATCTCATCCATTTTAAGTTCAGAGGAAGAGCAAAATGCATCAGTTAAATCAGGATGATTAAAGGGAGAAATAGCTTGAGCAAGAGTAGCTTTTACACCGCTTTTTACTTTATCATCAAAAGAGTCAAAAATAGAAGATTTATATTGATGGTAAACAGTAAAAAGTCTTTTTTGTTTTGGATTTAGGTTTTTTTGAACAGAAGTAAGCTTTTGTTCTAAGAAATTAAATGCATCTTTATCAAAAATATAACCATAAAGAGCAGCAAGGTGATAATGATCAGGAATAAAAGAAAGAAGGCCAAGGATATTACGAGAAAGTTCAGCGGCGGTATCAATCCAAAAAAGATCAAGATGACCTTGGTTTGCGAGTAAAAGAGAAGATTTAAGGAATGAAGAGGCAATTTCAGGAGTAAGGCCAGCAAGTAAATTGATCTTAAGGTTATTAGGACCAATAATGGAAATATTTCTGGAGGTTTTATTAGCAAAAGCAAGGACAATATTTTTAACATCCCCCTTGATATCAAAAATAAGACCACCACATTTTTGATCGAGCATCTGAAGTAAAAGAGGTTGCATAACAGCAGAAGTTTTACCAGAGCCAATACCACCTAAACAAAGTATGTTTTTAGAAGCATCATCAATACTAAGAAGAATATTTTGGTTAGGAGCAAGAGAAGCAGAGTGCCAAAGAGTAGACATAAGACCAGTAGATTTGCCCAGAAGTAAAGCAAAAGAATCTTTTAAATTGATATTATCAAAAGCAGAAGAACTATCAGTATATAAAAAAGAGTTTGTAAAGGGAGAAGATGTTATCCAAGGGTTGTAAAAAGGGATGTGAAGAAATTTAAATAAAGAAGTAAGATTAAATAATAGAAGATTTTTAAAGGAAGTTTTTTTACCACTTAAGTAATAAAAATTAGCTTGGAAAGCAATAATAATTAAAAGAAAAAAAGGAGAAAAGAGTATACAAATAAAGAGAATAGAAAAAATGGAAAAAAAACTAAATGATTTGGTTGCAATTGATAATGCTCCAAAAAATCCAGTTAAAATAAAATAAGCAAAGATAGCAATAAAGATATATACAATCCAATATCCTTTGAAAGCTACTTTTGGTAAATCTCCCTTTTGTAAAGAAATGGAAGAAGATTTAGCTTTACGAAAAAATGTTAAGTATTCTATAATTGATGTAAACATAAAGAAATCTATTTTTTAATAGGTGTTAAACCAAAAAGTTTACGATCAGAATCACGAGTTA contains:
- a CDS encoding type IV secretory system conjugative DNA transfer family protein, with product MFTSIIEYLTFFRKAKSSSISLQKGDLPKVAFKGYWIVYIFIAIFAYFILTGFFGALSIATKSFSFFSIFSILFICILFSPFFLLIIIAFQANFYYLSGKKTSFKNLLLFNLTSLFKFLHIPFYNPWITSSPFTNSFLYTDSSSAFDNINLKDSFALLLGKSTGLMSTLWHSASLAPNQNILLSIDDASKNILCLGGIGSGKTSAVMQPLLLQMLDQKCGGLIFDIKGDVKNIVLAFANKTSRNISIIGPNNLKINLLAGLTPEIASSFLKSSLLLANQGHLDLFWIDTAAELSRNILGLLSFIPDHYHLAALYGYIFDKDAFNFLEQKLTSVQKNLNPKQKRLFTVYHQYKSSIFDSFDDKVKSGVKATLAQAISPFNHPDLTDAFCSSSELKMDEILSGSVFLVDVPISTWGLGAKVAYTFIKLRFFNLMQKHHNAENRTLPVFFMCDEFQEIVSCNKDGLSDLNFWDKSRSSKTIGIISAQSISSFFAATPSRDYAYALLQNFRNKICLSTEDPITIEYISQLTGKAKTMKKTSSYNNETISEVRDSVLEAQIFRSLPAEHAISLLSINNKSRDDAIKLFPIYTDNSSNIANG